Proteins from a genomic interval of Oncorhynchus clarkii lewisi isolate Uvic-CL-2024 chromosome 15, UVic_Ocla_1.0, whole genome shotgun sequence:
- the LOC139366752 gene encoding coiled-coil domain-containing protein 106-like, whose amino-acid sequence MSSVWQQEPIVYSPSVEIDSSTVRRKARVGSSQHWLKQEHDLEVVKWESMTSGATSDVEQDNTPSSAVSTASQPEGSLPPRVMLTITKLQCMLESKQERIAALERQVEDLQQDRKFLRSQIENLTSQRSVPTFTTTATSAAEAPKAGKSLYSEPKPRKRERVASSSSSFSNESGSEMSVSTVMSGASSDHKKRRHHKDRRRGKKGKDYSRKRATGVQYVIHRYKQVLSAFIKKKSMSGAFRHYGIDRNTIANTASIAELYLAAKETLPLVGMFRPREETLVSYAQKCALVIETDVALARKIEQMKATGELLPITVKKARVLHSAHQQLGGTAESLLMG is encoded by the exons ATGTCCTCTGTGTGGCAACAGGAGCCGATAGTGTACTCCCCCAGTGTAGAGATCGATTCCAGCACCGTGAGGAGGAAGGCCCGGGTGGGTTCCTCACAGCACTGGCTAAAGCAGGAGCATGACCTGGAAGTTGTCAAGTGGGAGAGCATGACCTCTGGAGCAACTAGCGATGTGGAGCAGGACAACACACCCAGCAGTGCTGTATCCA CGGCCTCCCAGCCTGAGGGAAGCCTGCCTCCCCGGGTCATGCTGACCATCACCAAGCTGCAGTGCATGCTGGAAAGTAAACAGGAGCGCATTGCTGCCCtggagagacaggtggaggaCCTGCAGCAGGACAGGAAGTTCCTCAGGAGCCAGATTGAGAACCTGACCAGCCAGCGCTCTGTCCCAACCTTCACTACCACCGCCACTTCAGCCGCTGAAG CACCTAAAGCGGGGAAGTCACTGTATTCCGAACCCAAACCccggaagagagagagggttgcatCATCCAGCTCTTCCTTCAGTAATGAAAGTGGCTCAGAAATGTCTGTCTCCACCGTTATGTCCGGAGCCTCGAGCGACCACAAGAAGCGGAGACACCacaaggacaggaggagaggaaagaaagggaaAGACTACAGCAGGAAGAGAG ccaCTGGCGTCCAGTACGTGATCCACCGCTACAAACAAGTCCTCTCGGCCTTCATCAAGAAGAAGAGCATGAGTGGCGCTTTCCGTCACTACGGCATCGACAGGAACACCATTGCCAACACGGCGTCCATCGCTGAGCTCTACCTGGCAGCCAAGGAAACCCTGCCGCTGGTGGGGATGTTCCGCCCACGAGAGGAAACCCTGGTGAGCTATGCCCAGAAGTGTGCCCTAGTCATTGAGACTGACGTGGCGCTGGCCAGGAAGATTGAGCAGATGAAAGCCACAGGGGAGCTCCTGCCCATCACTGTGAAAAAGGCTAGGGTCTTGCACTCTGCTCACCAACAGCTAGGGGGCACCGCTGAGAGCCTGTTAATGGGCTGA